The following nucleotide sequence is from Osmia lignaria lignaria isolate PbOS001 chromosome 16, iyOsmLign1, whole genome shotgun sequence.
TTTTTAATTCTACGGATAATTCGACTGCTAAGATTAACGCGTTCATGAAAATGCtggttaaataattcaaatgcAAAACAAGCTACAAACCATGCTAATTCGCCGGGAGTAGTATGGGGCTGTGGTACATACCAATGCCCGCCGATCCACATCCGTGATGCTGCCTGTTGATACTAAAATTTTGGGAAAAAAATGGGAAAGAAAACCATGTCAAACCATGTTGCACAAACCATTTCGATAATGTTAAGTAACAATCTTTctgttgatcgatcgatcgtgttCCATTCTGGCTGacagaaaaatacaaaattatacgAAACAGGCGATTGTTTTacgaataaaatgaatttatcaGGAACACGATCGATTCGATACGTGTGTCACTATAAGCGTATTGTTCGATGATTATATTGTACATATGACCTGAATCAATTTCTAAGCTACACGATATGTCTCAGCGAACAAAAATTCGTAATCTCATAAAAGaaacttaaaaaagaaagaaaaaaaaaggaaaatcatgTTACTGGCGAGAAGGTGATACTGTCACTTGGGCACACTATAAATCCGCTGGTTAACGATCAAACAACCGTATTATGCAATCTAACGATCGTACCACCGtcgattaattaagaaacaggcttaatgttaaaagaaaaaagaatagtgACAGTGTACGATGTAGCAAGGATGCATTAGTAAAGCATGCTGATATTACGAAGCCGTATTATAATCGAAAAATAGTAAtcgagaataaaataaaattatttctttcgtGCTTACGGTACGTTTTGTTATAAGAGACAGGGTCTCAAAGAACGAGGACCATGTTTCAACGTAACGCCTCTACTCGtggataattaaaagttaataaaaattaaaaaaagaaaactgaagCTACACTTGAGTTGCACCGAAGTTGTCGCATTAtcttcacgccgcgtcggtgagccgatgcTCCTCGCTGATtagctcaccgacgcggcgcgAATTCGTTAGTGCGACAACTTCAGTGCGACAAGTTCGATTCGTGAATACCGTacgaaatttaaaaagaataagaaCGACAACAGAGAACCATGTAATGataggtttcttttttttctttttttttctttctctggaGGTTTACTCACTATCTGATTTGCCAGACGAGAAATCAGTGCTGTGCGTCTTGTCTCCCATCCCACTGTACGAATAATCACCCTAGACGACAGAAAAGCGTAAATCTTAGAAACAACCTGAGCTATGTCGATCGATTTAGCTCGACGAGCTAAAACATTGTATATTATAtacatgatttcttttttttatatagaaaagTGTGtattataattctctacagcatTTTCTTGTAAAATCAGCAATAACGGTGCAAAAAAGATTTGGTCGTCGTTTTGTGACGCGGTGCAAGACTTACAGGGAGAGCAGATACAGAACCGCCGGTCGAGGAGAAGGTGTGACTTCGCGGTGCCAGACCGTACCCTGGCTTCGGGATGTGCCGAAGGGAGCTCACAACTGGTTTCAAATAGTCAATCGACAAGATATTACTGATTAGTTTCAACGAGAAATCATTGAGATCGTTCATTCCCATACGAATGCCCAACGTTCGCCAAAACTAGTAGGTTCTTCAAACATTTTGTACATAAAGGTGATtgtcaattaaaaaaaagatctATCCTACCtttctttcattattataaacaacGAGTCGAAACTATCGCGATGATCCTTTTATCAGAcagatacatatgtatatggaaaaaaagaaaagaaaaatttgctaCTGTGCGACGATGTAAATTcccttttttcaaataatttttcgggGTTTCGTATATCGCATCCCCGCGGCAAGAAGGGGTGGAACGTACCCGATATTTAATGTGCACAAGCATTATTCCACGTGAAATTGTGCAGAGATAACGGCGCGTGTAATAACGAAGACCAACAAcgattagaaaaaataatacataaagTTGATATTTACTGAGTGAATATCCATGCAGTTATCTCCATAAATAagtattctattatttttttgttaaaactTGCTCCATTTCGAGGGGGTAACCAGGTGTCCCGCTCGAAACATTTTTTGAATGGTTcgaaaaaataattacttgggcggaattaaaaatgaaacaccCTGCATATGTATGTACGAGGAAGCCAGCACCTGTGCGTGTAAGTACAATAAAACGTTTACTCTTCAATAAGCTAGAGAGAACAAAAAAGCATGCCTCCCGTGAAGACAAGTCAAcgaatcatcatcatcatcatcattatgtTGATCAAACTTTTCCTTTGCCCGACGTCTGCTCTCGATTACTCCCGTCTTCGTTCTAAGACGAATTTCAGACCGAACGAAATTCGTCTGAAAAATTTCAACGCGAAATCGTAATTTTGACTTGAGATCAACGGTAGGTGGAACTGGAAAGTTCTCGGACTCACCGAATGATAGTGCCTAGCGGCGTTTGGAAGAGTGAAGGCGCGTTGAGTACCAACGGGTGGATAGTTTCTGGGAGCCGGGGAACGTGCCGATGACCTCCCAACTGCCGCCCCACGCAAACACAACACAAACACAAAAACACAAAAATAGAGACACGATGATACAAAGGTAGCTAATGTGAGGCTAACGCAGATAGCGGTAATCCTATCGAAATCTCTTCTTAACGACTCAACATTGGAAGATACGcgttcaaaagaaaaaaaaaagaaacgaaaataaaGATCAACCTACTTAACGTTACAATGTATCCTGCATAAGCATTACAAAATCATATATGCAGTgctgaagatgtaattgtcatgCGACGTAAACAACAAGTGGTACAACGCAAGGTAGAAAGTAAATTATCCCTTTAATTCGCTAATATACGATTATCTTCCAACATTGTAGTAGACATTCCAAAAGTATACATGAGATAGAATATAATGAATATCGGAGCGATGTGTGTTCGTGTGTGATGAACAAGTTGCCAAGAGTGAAGTCAGAATGAAATACCATGCCAGAGATTCTAACAGCTGTCTAAATGACGTACGATCACGAATGAAATGATAATGGGAATCGAATCGATTAGGCTACTCGAGAGGATGGAACCTTCACGCACGCTATAATATCCGGTACTCGTATGGCCAAAGATAAAATCGAAAGATAAAGAAGAGGCAAGCACATCGATGGTATAAATACGGCCGATCACATGCAGAAGCGGAACAATACATCACCTGTTACATACGTTAATGGACGCCCAGTAGCGTGTGCGTTATTTTTTCGAAGGGGGATGCTAAATGCCATTATCTTTAACATTTCATAAACTCTTGCTCGAGTTTATACACGGAGTGTCGTTAATCGAGCTTCACCCTTCCCACTGCTAGATTTCCGTTCCGTTTCACGATAGCAAATTTTTGTTTagtaataagaaaaaataaaaaaaaaaagtatagggacgatttattttcattcaccCGCCCCGCTTTAGGTCACTTTGGAATCTAACATCCGACGGTTACTTTAAAAAACACGGTACAGTGGTATATGTTAGTGTTATGTGCGAACGTGTGGACATGTATGAGATGATTATCACTTATGTTAATGAGACGATCGTGAAATAGCTATCGCTAAATCTCTACAAGATCGTTAAAGCTTACCGTTATAACTTGGCCCTATGCTCGATCTATAACTGAAACCATCGTCGTCCTCCCAAGGTCTGGCATGATCTATATTCCTAGATGGTGCTGTATAAAAGTAAACGTAAACGTTACAACCGTACACTCTacataaaacagaaaaaaaaagacacaCAAAATGTTTAATCGTATTAACATACATGCACCAACTGGACTCTCGTATCGCAGTCTGTAGGTCGGTTCCCTAGCAGCTGATGGTGTCCTGGAGGCATTCCTAGGATCCACGTTAGCAGCCTTGTGTCTCAAATTCTCCCGATCCTTTTCACGATCGTGCAAGAACACCTTCGCTATACCAGTGTCTATTTTACTTAACTCGTCCTGTTCCTTTTGCAGCTTCTCCTCCACCTCTTTTATATACGTTTTGTTGTCAacctcgtcctcgtcgtccgACGCTGGTACACCCTGATTCGCAAACGGAATATCATCGAATCGGTGattcaatatatatttatataaaagcgAAGAACGATCGAACAGGATACCTTATATGTGTCGGACCATCGTCTACGTCTTTCTGGATCGGTATAAGGATACGGCGGAGCCGGGAAATCGTCCCTTTCGATCGGTGGCTTGGCTCCGGGTGGAGGTTTCATGGCGTCCGGATAATGCGCCAACTCTATTGGCTCGTCATTATCTACTTGACTGGCCGGTGACTTTGGTCTGGTCTCGCTGAGAGCATCGACCAGAGCTCGCATTCCAGATCGGCTACTGCGTCCACCGCTGCTTCTTATCGAACGGGACGCTGAAATAAAATTGGCCGGTACAAGGATTTACCAGCCGTATCGTTCCCCTTCGACGATCCTTCTCTACGTGTACCATGTTTTTCAACAGACGACGggaagaaaaataaacgaataCTTACAGCTAGGTCTATGAAAGTGCGGGCTAGTCGGAGGTTTGTCGTAAGGCTGTATCGGACGTCTCAAGTATCCTTGGCTGGGCGTTTCGGTCAAATACGAGTATGTATAAATCCTAGACACATCCTCGGATGGTCCGCGTCCGTATTCCCGCAATATCAGTCCAGGACTGCCGGTTCGTGCGGGGTAATACTGGGGCAATTAACACGTATATTATCACGGCTAGACTCGTGTTCTATTCAAATGAATCGTAAGCGTCTGTCATACCGCTAACTTCAGCTATTTACTCAgcaaaggaaaattaaaaaaaaaaaaaaagaaagaaaaactcaACGCGCTCAACGCCCTGTCAAGAAACTCGTCGAATATTCACCAAGGGATTCCGAGGCTAACAAGACACGAAGATCTCGCTGCCGAATAGAGGAAGCGTCACTTCCTTTGTCTCTTCTTCCCTTCATTTTCGAAACACTCCAGAAATAGCTCGGAGTTTAGCCGAGGGTTTGCGGGAATACGAATCAATGGGAAACCCTCTGATAGTTTCAAAAGTCCGCGGCTTGTACTTCCAACTATCTAGTAGTACAAACCACAATATCTGAAAACTGGGTTACGCTGGTAAGTGACAGTAAACCAATTGCTCTACCAATGTAACCTACGGTTTAGAACTTTGTTAAATCACAAAGATCTCGAAGTTGAACCGAACTTAAATCGCATACATGATGTGGAGGggggaaaataagaaaagaaaatttttggtGTTTCTTGATAGAGCGTGTGTGCTAGGAGATACGTGGCATACCTTGCGACTGAGGCTGCTGTAAGGGCTGCAGAGTGATCCGTTCAGGCTTGGCGTGCGTGACCGCAATGAAAACTATACACAATGACCGTgcgaaaaaaaaagtaaacaaCGATTAAGAaagcaataataaaaaaattaaaaaaatggtaaaaaattaaaataataaaatcaaatatGGTAAATTTGTTGaagtatcataaaatatatatatatatacttatatGTATACGTTATATATTTGATATCAAATTTCCGGACATCGAAGCGTGCGGCAAATAATACAACGAGACATGTTAAGGAACAAATGCATGGTTAAAAAGCCACATATCGTCGAACAGAAATGGAAACGAAGCTATACACAAAGCTAGTTTTACGTATGGTACTTGTAAAGCTCTAAAAATCTTCTCTACGCTAAATTTGTCTGAACAACCGACACAAAAATGAACCGAGCAGCAAAGAAACAACGCTTCACAACGAACGTGTCGTACAACAAGACAGCCCAGAATAAGCACGATGCAAGCTGAACTTCGGTGGTGTTTCGGGTCacgatttatttttcttttccgagTCCGACAGCCATACATTCGGTTTACCTTTCACGGCGATTCAATTCAAAATAATGCACGCGGTTTACTCGTCGTTCAATGACGTACGATGCAATTAAACGAAAAACAATGCATTCGGCTGACGATGACAATGAGAGGCGTGCAGACATCGATTTCGTACGACATTGACAATTTGAAACGTATCGAGTGTTTAGGAGCAGCAAATGACCGCGTATGTTAACCACTGTGAAAACGAACATATGTCGCGATTTTGTTAAGCACGAAATTTATCAGAGAGAATCGTGAACACGATGTACAGAGCGTTGTGTAAACGACAGTTTAAAAATGTTCTTCCTCTTATGAAATTACCAACAATTATacaacaccctgtacatttccCTCGAAATACAGCTACCTTTATGATTCACCAACG
It contains:
- the Unc-115a gene encoding actin binding LIM protein Uncoordinated 115a isoform X15, with product MKSKTSESFIASESNGVKKDQEHKQKQLKRGKTFCQSCKKKCSGEVLRVQDKYFHIGCFKCAQCNSSLAQGGFFAREGSYYCTKDYRERWGTKCAGCGEYVEGDVVTAGDKHAFHPNCFHCQRCRQPLLGQGTKVSLVQGQALCHRCVGIPVREASTPVGNNSATRGSGDGPSDPGACAGCGNQLREGQALVALDRQWHVWCFKCHSCDTVLHGEYMGKDGVPYCEKDYQKQFGVKCAYCNRYISGKVLQAGDNHHFHPTCARCTKCGDPFGDGEEMYLQGAAIWHPRCGPGPSGPNGIVNGHGEAHTPQHRESERISSSASEMQFSLRSRTPSLNGSLCSPYSSLSRKYYPARTGSPGLILREYGRGPSEDVSRIYTYSYLTETPSQGYLRRPIQPYDKPPTSPHFHRPSSSRSIRSSGGRSSRSGMRALVDALSETRPKSPASQVDNDEPIELAHYPDAMKPPPGAKPPIERDDFPAPPYPYTDPERRRRWSDTYKGVPASDDEDEVDNKTYIKEVEEKLQKEQDELSKIDTGIAKVFLHDREKDRENLRHKAANVDPRNASRTPSAAREPTYRLRYESPVGASPSRNIDHARPWEDDDGFSYRSSIGPSYNVGRSSARSPAPRNYPPVGTQRAFTLPNAARHYHSL
- the Unc-115a gene encoding actin binding LIM protein Uncoordinated 115a isoform X13 is translated as MKSKTSESFIASESNGVKKDQEHKQKQLKRGKTFCQSCKKKCSGEVLRVQDKYFHIGCFKCAQCNSSLAQGGFFAREGSYYCTKDYRERWGTKCAGCGEYVEGDVVTAGDKHAFHPNCFHCQRCRQPLLGQGTKVSLVQGQALCHRCVGIPVREASTPVGNNSATRGSGDGPSDPGACAGCGNQLREGQALVALDRQWHVWCFKCHSCDTVLHGEYMGKDGVPYCEKDYQKQFGVKCAYCNRYISGKVLQAGDNHHFHPTCARCTKCGDPFGDGEEMYLQGAAIWHPRCGPGPSGPNGIVNGHGEAHTPQHRESERISSSASEMQFSLRSRTPSLNGSLCSPYSSLSRKYYPARTGSPGLILREYGRGPSEDVSRIYTYSYLTETPSQGYLRRPIQPYDKPPTSPHFHRPSSSRSIRSSGGRSSRSGMRALVDALSETRPKSPASQVDNDEPIELAHYPDAMKPPPGAKPPIERDDFPAPPYPYTDPERRRRWSDTYKGVPASDDEDEVDNKTYIKEVEEKLQKEQDELSKIDTGIAKVFLHDREKDRENLRHKAANVDPRNASRTPSAAREPTYRLRYESPVGASPSRNIDHARPWEDDDGFSYRSSIGPSYNVVSSLRHIPKPGYGLAPRSHTFSSTGGSVSALPGDYSYSGMGDKTHSTDFSSGKSDK
- the Unc-115a gene encoding actin binding LIM protein Uncoordinated 115a isoform X11 translates to MKSKTSESFIASESNGVKKDQEHKQKQLKRGKTFCQSCKKKCSGEVLRVQDKYFHIGCFKCAQCNSSLAQGGFFAREGSYYCTKDYRERWGTKCAGCGEYVEGDVVTAGDKHAFHPNCFHCQRCRQPLLGQGTKVSLVQGQALCHRCVGIPVREASTPVGNNSATRGSGDGPSDPGACAGCGNQLREGQALVALDRQWHVWCFKCHSCDTVLHGEYMGKDGVPYCEKDYQKQFGVKCAYCNRYISGKVLQAGDNHHFHPTCARCTKCGDPFGDGEEMYLQGAAIWHPRCGPGPSGPNGIVNGHGEAHTPQHRESERISSSASEMQFSLRSRTPSLNGSLCSPYSSLSRKYYPARTGSPGLILREYGRGPSEDVSRIYTYSYLTETPSQGYLRRPIQPYDKPPTSPHFHRPSSSRSIRSSGGRSSRSGMRALVDALSETRPKSPASQVDNDEPIELAHYPDAMKPPPGAKPPIERDDFPAPPYPYTDPERRRRWSDTYKGVPASDDEDEVDNKTYIKEVEEKLQKEQDELSKIDTGIAKVFLHDREKDRENLRHKAANVDPRNASRTPSAAREPTYRLRYESPVGASPSRNIDHARPWEDDDGFSYRSSIGPSYNVGRSSARSPAPRNYPPVGTQRAFTLPNAARHYHSYQQAASRMWIGGHWYVPQPHTTPGELA
- the Unc-115a gene encoding actin binding LIM protein Uncoordinated 115a isoform X14 is translated as MKSKTSESFIASESNGVKKDQEHKQKQLKRGKTFCQSCKKKCSGEVLRVQDKYFHIGCFKCAQCNSSLAQGGFFAREGSYYCTKDYRERWGTKCAGCGEYVEGDVVTAGDKHAFHPNCFHCQRCRQPLLGQGTKVSLVQGQALCHRCVGIPVREASTPVGNNSATRGSGDGPSDPGACAGCGNQLREGQALVALDRQWHVWCFKCHSCDTVLHGEYMGKDGVPYCEKDYQKQFGVKCAYCNRYISGKVLQAGDNHHFHPTCARCTKCGDPFGDGEEMYLQGAAIWHPRCGPGPSGPNGIVNGHGEAHTPQHRESERISSSASEMQFSLRSRTPSLNGSLCSPYSSLSRKYYPARTGSPGLILREYGRGPSEDVSRIYTYSYLTETPSQGYLRRPIQPYDKPPTSPHFHRPSSSRSIRSSGGRSSRSGMRALVDALSETRPKSPASQVDNDEPIELAHYPDAMKPPPGAKPPIERDDFPAPPYPYTDPERRRRWSDTYKGVPASDDEDEVDNKTYIKEVEEKLQKEQDELSKIDTGIAKVFLHDREKDRENLRHKAANVDPRNASRTPSAAREPTYRLRYESPVGASPSRNIDHARPWEDDDGFSYRSSIGPSYNVGRSSARSPAPRNYPPVGTQRAFTLPNAARHYHSYQQAASRMWIGGH
- the Unc-115a gene encoding actin binding LIM protein Uncoordinated 115a isoform X12, translating into MKSKTSESFIASESNGVKKDQEHKQKQLKRGKTFCQSCKKKCSGEVLRVQDKYFHIGCFKCAQCNSSLAQGGFFAREGSYYCTKDYRERWGTKCAGCGEYVEGDVVTAGDKHAFHPNCFHCQRCRQPLLGQGTKVSLVQGQALCHRCVGIPVREASTPVGNNSATRGSGDGPSDPGACAGCGNQLREGQALVALDRQWHVWCFKCHSCDTVLHGEYMGKDGVPYCEKDYQKQFGVKCAYCNRYISGKVLQAGDNHHFHPTCARCTKCGDPFGDGEEMYLQGAAIWHPRCGPGPSGPNGIVNGHGEAHTPQHRESERISSSASEMQFSLRSRTPSLNGSLCSPYSSLSRKYYPARTGSPGLILREYGRGPSEDVSRIYTYSYLTETPSQGYLRRPIQPYDKPPTSPHFHRPSSSRSIRSSGGRSSRSGMRALVDALSETRPKSPASQVDNDEPIELAHYPDAMKPPPGAKPPIERDDFPAPPYPYTDPERRRRWSDTYKGVPASDDEDEVDNKTYIKEVEEKLQKEQDELSKIDTGIAKVFLHDREKDRENLRHKAANVDPRNASRTPSAAREPTYRLRYESPVGASPSRNIDHARPWEDDDGFSYRSSIGPSYNVGRSSARSPAPRNYPPVGTQRAFTLPNAARHYHSGDYSYSGMGDKTHSTDFSSGKSDK